GTTTCACAGTCTACCCGGAATTCTTCCCCCTGAGCTTGCCAAGCTTCCTTACCTCAGAGAGATGTAAGGATTAGTTTCCACTTCCTTCATCTGTTACACTATTTTGTGACTTTGTGTCCAATTATAATTTGGGGTAAATAGCAATTTTCTTTTTTAATAAGATGCTGGTGAACTCTCACATTGCAGTGATTTTGCTTACAACTGCCTCAGTGGTGAAATTCCTGATGAGTTGGGTTCCATGCAGTTGACATCAATGTAACCAATCCTCCTCGATTTCCTCACATCATATGTTCCTCTGATTGACTATTAACAGAAAAATGGTTATGCAGCTCTCTTCTTGTGAATCGCTTATCAGGAGCAATACCGACATCATTGGCAAACATTACCTCTCTAACATATCTGTAAGTTTCATGCTAAATCTAATCATTTTTGCAGTGCATTTCTTTCCTGAGAAATTGTTGCATTTTGAAATCATCAGAGATGCACGTTCCATGGGAGCTATACTTTGCAGTTTCTTTTTGCCTTTCTCCATCAATTGATTGCCACTTCCTTTTTTATAGAAGTATATCTAGAACATTTATACAAAAATTTCTTTCTCATGACTGTTGGAAAAAACTCTATTTGTTGAATTTCAGAAGAATGGCTAAAATGCCTTTGGTTTCAGATAATTTAGTTGGAGTCTATTACAGAAGATTATATTTGGTTAATTTAATAACAATTATAGACTTTCTTAATCAGGAATCTTGAAGCCAACCAGTTCTCTGGTCCTGTTCCTCACGAGCTTGGGAGTTTAATCAACTTACAGAATTTGTAAGAAACCTTAATACTCCTAAGCTTGGGACTATTTTTCTTCCAGCTTTATACTTTTATTTACTTATTGTGGTGCCATGATATGGTCATAGGATTTTGTCCTCCAATCACCTAACAGGAAACGTGCCAGCTACATATGCCGCGTTAGGAAATCTGACAGATTTGTAAGACAATTATGTGCTTGTTTCCTACATAACTATTACAATTTGAATGCGTGCTAACACTTTATATTTTATAATGCAGTAGAATAAATGATAACAACTTCAACGGCAAAATACCCAGTTTTATCCAAAACTGGAAGCAGCTGACTAGACTGTAAGATCATGGTGTTAATACATTTTGTGTGGGTTAAGTTTGATGATCAACATGCTTTTTATTATAATCTACTTGCTGAGTATTTCCATATACACTTCAACTCTTGAAGCGAAATGCATGCGAGTGGACTTGAAGGACCCATTCCATCACACATTTCTGCTTTGAATAAAGTACTGGAGCTGTAAGTGATTAGCTTTCTCACAATTAGTTCTTTATCTTTTTTAAGTTAAGATGCAACTCATatatttttttaaatcacagtTTGCTAATGATTAAATACGTTGACAGGAGGATTAGTGACATTGATGGTCCTCTCCAGCTATTTCCTGCACTGGATAATATGACAGGCCTAGTGACATTGTTAGTCTCATTTCTTCGATACAGAGTTTGGATTCTCCTAGGATGTGCTGTGCTTGGTGTTTGAGTTGTTAAACCTGGCAGAATATTGTTACAGGGTACTGAGAAGCTGCAACTTATCTGGGCAAATTCCCGCATACATGTGGAAATTGCAGAATCTAGAATCATTGTAAGTAAATCTTGTTAATTTTTGACTTGAGAAGTTTTAATAGTCTTCTTACAGCTGAAACAAGGTAGGCTTGCTTACCTTATGTCTTCATGGTCCTAGGGATCTCAGTTTTAACAAATTGACTGGGCAAATTCCGGCTACAATCAATTTAAAGCGCATAAAATTCATGTAAGTTCATCATTCGCATGCCTGTGAATGCATGTGTTCATGCAAGTCTTCTTGTATTGCCGTCTCTTACTTATGTCagtgaaaaggaaaaaaaaattgttGATAAAATATGCTAGTGGCCTCTACCATGTGACATAATGCATCCAGATAATTCAATGCATTTGTTGATTGAATGTCATTTTAATGGTTTCTTTCTTTTCCTATTGTGTTAATTATGTCACATGATTTTTGCTTAGATTTCTCACCAGCAATTTATTAACGGGAAGTGTTCCAGACTCAATCCTGAAGGAAGGAACCAGCGTGTATATTTCTTGTTCTTATTGAGTTGATTGCCCTCACCATCCTCTTGATTCCTACCATCTTAAAGTAAGTTTTCCTTCATGCTGTGTGCAGTGATCTTTCATACAATGACTTCGCATGGCAAGGTCCTCACCAACCTGCTTGTCAAGAAAACATGTGAGCTCACCAGTACCTGTGCTATATTTCTCTCGAGATATCTTTTGTAAGATATTCATGGAAAATCTGATTTTGTCACTCTCCCATTTTCTTCAGGAACATGAACTTGAATTTGTTTAGGAGCTCCTCAGCAGAAAATAACTCGTAAGATTCCTTTCATCATCCCCAATACCAGTTGAAAGCACAGTTTTGTTGCCAAAGTGATCATCTTTGATATGATGGCTCTTCATTCATGAGCATTTTTTCACAGAAGTCTCAGATCTGTAATTATCCAAAGGGTTCAAATATATTGATTGCCAAATGGCCATATGACTACAAACccagtttttttattttattcgcACTGAGTTTTCTTGTGAAATGAAAGGTCTGGGTATCGTTGCTGGTCGGGGCTAATTCATTTATACATCTGTTGCAGAGGCAGAGGTGTTCCTTGCTTGGAGAACTTCCAATGTTCACGTTGTAAGTATTTACTTGCTGAATCATTGCTCTCCATCTCACAGAATTTATGGAATTTTCAAAGTTGGGTTAAACTGCTACATTTTTTTATATACTTGTCCATTTTGAGCATCAACTGTTTGGTCTTGTCCACTACATGGTGCTGTAGTAATGTTTTCTGTTAGTTTCTCTCTGTCAAGGTCAAAAGTTTTCTGAATCATCTGAAATTTTTCTATCAGACTCGAGTTGTTTACATGTTAATTGTGGTGGAAAAGATGCAACCATCAAGGAATCTAAGCAGAAGATCATCTATCAAGGAGATCAAGATGAAGAAGGTGGTGCTGCAAAATTCTATTTAAATCGTGATGAGTTCTGGGGATTCAGTAGCACAGGGGACTTCATGGATGATAACGATGAACAAAACCTGCGCTATTCTGTGTATCTACTTTCCTCAAACCTCACAGTCTTGGATTCAACGGCACGAACAGCCCCGATTTCACTGACTTATTTTCATTATTGCTTGGAGAATGGGATGTACAATGTGAAACTCAGATTTGCAGAGATACAGTTCACTAATGATAAAACGTATAACAGCCTCGGGAGGCGGGTGTTTGATGTTTATGTTCAGGTACTTAAGTTCTCATTGGAACACCTGTATCTCACATTGCATATTGTTTCAATTCTCTGGCACATTAAATTTTAGTTAAATGACTTTGGTACAGGGGAAGTTGATTCTGAAGGACTATGATATTGAGATTGCAGCAGGTGCTGCTCAGAAGCCAAAAGAAGAAGTCTATAATGTCAGTGTGACCGATAATATGCTGGAGATTCGTCTAATTTTTGCTGGAAAAGGGACAACAAGGATTCCTAAAAGAGGAGTTTATGGTCCGCTTATTTCTTCCATTTCTGTAGTTTCAGGTGAGGCTGAAAATTTTCACTATATCAAATAGCCAGATGGTTTCTGTAGTCTGATGCTGAGCTGCATAAAGTTTGAGGCCATTGATAAGCATAAAACATTGGTTCTAAAGCCCTTTGATATGATAGTTATGATTCTTAGCATTATCCAGCTGCGCAACCAATCATTTTCATCACTAGCTTGTCTTGTTTCTGTTGGGCAGATGTCAAAGGGTGTTCAAGAGGTGGAAAACAGAAGACTACTTATGTGATAGTTGGAGTTGGAGCTGGAGCATTTTGCATTGTTCTCTTATCAATCTGTATACTTAAGTGGAAAGGCCATTTCCGAGGAAGAACCAAGAGAAGACAAGGTGCAGTTTctacgaattttgataaatatgactGAATGTTCTCTGTCATCAATCTGACTTGCTTGAAAAGACCATGATCCGGTGCTTCACCACCTGTCATTTTTTAACTGAATGAAAAAAAAACACAGCTACTCTAGTCTACTGTGCAAGTCGCCAATAATTTACTTGGGCTTGCATAAAATTAGACATTCAATTGTTGCTCCACGGCTTTAGCTATCACTAATGAACACACTTGTACCTAACTACAGAGTATGTATTCGTCTCTACTTGATCAGTGATCTAATTCTCTCTTTTGGGTTTACCTTCTTGAGTTTTCTGGCTTCAAGTTCCATCTATTCTCTGCTCATATAGGCATGGAAGGACTAGATCTGCAGACGGGGACATTTTCCTTGAAACAAATTAAAGCTGCAACAAATGACTTCGATTCTGCAAACAAAATTGGGGAAGGCGGTTTTGGTGCTGTCTACAAGGTGCATGCTGTTATTTGTCTTGTCCCGTTTCATATATCTTCGTGCAACCTTCTTATAAATTTATTCTAATAATTGGGTTTGCATGCAGGGTCAATTAAATGATGGCACTGTAATAGCGGTGAAGCAGCTCTCATCGAAATCACGACAAGGAAATCGAGAATTCCTGAATGAGATAGGAATGATATCATGCTTACAACATCCAAATCTTGTGAAGCTCCACGGGTGCTGTATTGAAGGAGATCAACTATCGCTGGTTTACGAATATATGGAGAACAATAGCCTTGCCCGTGCCTTGTTTGGTCAGTTCTACTTATACAAGCTATGATTTAAGCACCATACAAAATAGGACCTAGATAGATGTCGAAATAATAAGCAACTATGGCCTCTTGCGTTTTACAGGTCCGGATTATCATCAACTTCAGCTAGACTGGCCCTCAAGACATAAGATCTGCACTGGGATTGCTAAGGGTCTCGCCTTTCTACATGAAGAGTCTAGACTCAAGATTGTCCACAGAGATATTAAAGCTACTAATGTGCTGCTCGATCGAGATTTAAACCCAAAGATATCAGATTTTGGATTGGCCAGGCTTCATGAAGAAGAGAAGACTCACATTAGCACCAAAATTGCCGGAACCATGTACGTTATCTTCTCCCTATGAAATTCCAAGCCCAAAATTTCTTAACAGCACCTTGACTATAGATTATGCTCTCTGGTGATGCTGTAATTTCTTAAGATCGTTGATTTAACAGATCGTGATCTTGTTTGCAGAGGATATATGGCTCCAGAATATGCATTGTGGGGTTACCTCACATACAAAGCTGATGTGTACAGCTTTGGAGTTGTGGCCTTGGAGATAGTCAGCGGGAAAAGCAATAACGGTAGCCTGCCGAGTGATGACTTTTTCTGTCTGTTGGATTGGGTAATTTTCCAAGTCTCC
This genomic interval from Rutidosis leptorrhynchoides isolate AG116_Rl617_1_P2 unplaced genomic scaffold, CSIRO_AGI_Rlap_v1 contig145, whole genome shotgun sequence contains the following:
- the LOC139881351 gene encoding probable LRR receptor-like serine/threonine-protein kinase RFK1, whose protein sequence is MAGKYSFVFLIFMGLSCFGLMWLAESRLPQAEVDALREITSAMGSTYWDFDGDNCLIQRVGLALQPPPEAESSIVCDCNIGNNTFCHVVRIVLKFHSLPGILPPELAKLPYLREIDFAYNCLSGEIPDELGSMQLTSISLLVNRLSGAIPTSLANITSLTYLNLEANQFSGPVPHELGSLINLQNLILSSNHLTGNVPATYAALGNLTDFRINDNNFNGKIPSFIQNWKQLTRLEMHASGLEGPIPSHISALNKVLELRISDIDGPLQLFPALDNMTGLVTLVLRSCNLSGQIPAYMWKLQNLESLDLSFNKLTGQIPATINLKRIKFIFLTSNLLTGSVPDSILKEGTSVDLSYNDFAWQGPHQPACQENMNMNLNLFRSSSAENNSGRGVPCLENFQCSRYSSCLHVNCGGKDATIKESKQKIIYQGDQDEEGGAAKFYLNRDEFWGFSSTGDFMDDNDEQNLRYSVYLLSSNLTVLDSTARTAPISLTYFHYCLENGMYNVKLRFAEIQFTNDKTYNSLGRRVFDVYVQGKLILKDYDIEIAAGAAQKPKEEVYNVSVTDNMLEIRLIFAGKGTTRIPKRGVYGPLISSISVVSDVKGCSRGGKQKTTYVIVGVGAGAFCIVLLSICILKWKGHFRGRTKRRQGMEGLDLQTGTFSLKQIKAATNDFDSANKIGEGGFGAVYKGQLNDGTVIAVKQLSSKSRQGNREFLNEIGMISCLQHPNLVKLHGCCIEGDQLSLVYEYMENNSLARALFGPDYHQLQLDWPSRHKICTGIAKGLAFLHEESRLKIVHRDIKATNVLLDRDLNPKISDFGLARLHEEEKTHISTKIAGTIGYMAPEYALWGYLTYKADVYSFGVVALEIVSGKSNNGSLPSDDFFCLLDWACHLQQTGNLMPLVDEKLKTEVNEEEAKIVAKVALLCTNASPSLRPTMSEVVNMLEGKMAVPDVIPEPSTYCEDLRFKAMRDLRKHGQQQSYSECHTQNSTTINTLQSSSSTLSRE